In Stomoxys calcitrans chromosome 2, idStoCalc2.1, whole genome shotgun sequence, the following proteins share a genomic window:
- the LOC106083616 gene encoding uncharacterized protein LOC106083616 isoform X2, whose protein sequence is MFIKSNVFLIAGVLCGVLLTVCEAKKEHQKQQQQQQQQQEVWEQDLSDTFKIEGSDQGIQKVNLKCGSDSMHVVLETEKPFTGVMYTRGSFYKQTAPCFVKPSANEGGKSLEMNFSLDECQTTKDGELYSNIVVIQNDPELITPGDSAFSLECDFRQPRNINVEASMQARDRNSTAKPITANATTTTTTTTTTLKPDI, encoded by the exons atGTTTATCAAATCAAATGTGTTTTTAATTGCCGGCGTATTGTGCGGCGTTCTCCTAACGgtttgtgaagcaaaaaaagaacatcagaaacagcagcaacaacaacagcagcaacaag AAGTATGGGAACAAGACTTATCCGATACCTTTAAAATCGAAGGTAGCGATCAGGGTATACAAAAGGTCAATTTAAAATGTGGCTCCGACTCAATGCACGTTGTGCTGGAAACAGAGAAGCCCTTTACTGGAGTCATGTATACCCGAGGCAGTTTTTATAAACAGACAGCACCCTGTTTTGTCAAACCCTCAGCGAATGAAGGTGGAAAATCACTGGAAATGAATTTCAGCTTGGATGAATGTCAAACCACTAAAGATGGAGAACTTTACTCAAATATTGTGGTGATACAAAATGATCCGGAATTGATTACTCCTGGAGATTCGGCATTTTCCTTGGAATGTGATTTTAGACAACCACGAAATATTAATGTTGAGGCATCAATGCAAGCCAGAGACAG GAATAGTACCGCGAAACCAATAACTGCCAACGCAACTacaacaactactactactacgaCTACTTTGAAACCTGATATTTGA
- the LOC106083616 gene encoding uncharacterized protein LOC106083616 isoform X1 produces the protein MFIKSNVFLIAGVLCGVLLTVCEAKKEHQKQQQQQQQQQEVWEQDLSDTFKIEGSDQGIQKVNLKCGSDSMHVVLETEKPFTGVMYTRGSFYKQTAPCFVKPSANEGGKSLEMNFSLDECQTTKDGELYSNIVVIQNDPELITPGDSAFSLECDFRQPRNINVEASMQARDRIAYASKITLTSPDPSEVSDNTLHPTVTSETNTVTYIPKDKLKTKPKKQIVIEEEHTIHLGTVEDVTHTYTKEEL, from the exons atGTTTATCAAATCAAATGTGTTTTTAATTGCCGGCGTATTGTGCGGCGTTCTCCTAACGgtttgtgaagcaaaaaaagaacatcagaaacagcagcaacaacaacagcagcaacaag AAGTATGGGAACAAGACTTATCCGATACCTTTAAAATCGAAGGTAGCGATCAGGGTATACAAAAGGTCAATTTAAAATGTGGCTCCGACTCAATGCACGTTGTGCTGGAAACAGAGAAGCCCTTTACTGGAGTCATGTATACCCGAGGCAGTTTTTATAAACAGACAGCACCCTGTTTTGTCAAACCCTCAGCGAATGAAGGTGGAAAATCACTGGAAATGAATTTCAGCTTGGATGAATGTCAAACCACTAAAGATGGAGAACTTTACTCAAATATTGTGGTGATACAAAATGATCCGGAATTGATTACTCCTGGAGATTCGGCATTTTCCTTGGAATGTGATTTTAGACAACCACGAAATATTAATGTTGAGGCATCAATGCAAGCCAGAGACAG AATTGCTTATGCTTCTAAAATAACACTTACCAGTCCTGATCCTTCCGAGGTATCAGACAATACATTGCACCCCACTGTCACAAGCGAAACAAACACTGTTACCTATATTCCCAAAGATAAACTGAAAACAAAACCAAAGAAACAAATCGTAATTGAAGAGGAACATACTATACATTTGGGAACAGTGGAAGAtgttacacacacatacacaaaggAAGAATTATAA
- the LOC106083615 gene encoding uncharacterized protein LOC106083615 isoform X2, producing MCSRELPATFTKDFHDEEACAKMKYGIFGRTGLQISKISIGGGTLSPLYGDLDVTEAIATINKAIKIGINYIDTAPFYGQGRSEEILGQALKDIPRSAYYVATKVGRYENTFERMFDFSAPKTRASIEKSLQLLKLDYVDVIQIHDIEFAKDLDIVINECLPELEKLVKEGKAKFIGVTGYPLDVLKEFIKRTAGRIDVVLSYSRNTLLDDSLTSYIDFFRSQNLGIVCASGHALGLLTNTGPQSWHPANDDVKQLCRKAANICKEANVELGKLAMYHFLRLDGPATFLVGMQTCQLLATNLDAFYNGLSKKEQEVLQLLKDTSMGTRLIRYL from the exons ATGTGTTCTCGAGAACTGCCGGCAACTTTTACGAAAGATTTTCATGATGAAGAGGCCTGTGCGAAAATGAAATATGGAATATTTGGGCGTACTGGTTtgcaaatatcgaaaatatcaatAGGCGGGGGAACTTTAAGTCCTCTCTATGG TGATCTTGATGTGACAGAGGCTATCGCAACAATAAACAAAGCCATAAAAATAGGCATAAATTATATTGATACGGCTCCCTTCTATGGTCAAGGACGTTCGGAGGAGATATTGGGTCAGGCATTGAAAGATATACCACGCTCAGCTTATTATGTCGCCACCAAGGTTGGGCGCTATGAGAACACCTTTGAGAGAATGTTTGATTTTTCGGCCCCAAAAACCAGAGCAAGCATTGAAAAAAGTTTGCAACTTTTAAAATTGGATTATGTGGATGTTATTCAG attcatGATATAGAATTTGCCAAAGATCTGGACATTGTTATAAATGAATGTTTGCCCGAGTTGGAGAAATTGGTTAAGGAAGGAAAAGCGAAATTTATAGGTGTTACCGGCTACCCTCTGGATGTACTCAAAGAGTTCATAAAACGTACCGCTGGAAGAATTGAT GTTGTTTTATCCTATTCGCGCAACACCTTACTTGATGACTCCCTAACATCTTACATAGATTTTTTCCGCAGCCAAAACTTGGGCATAGTATGTGCAAGTGGGCACGCTCTTGGCCTTCTCACAAATACCGGTCCACAGTCTTGGCATCCAGCTAACGATGATGTGAAACAGTTATGCCGGAAGGCTGCGAATATCTGTAAGGAGGCTAATGTCGAACTTGGTAAATTGGCCATGTATCACTTTCTGCGACTGGATGGACCGGCAACTTTCCTTGTTGGCATGCAAACTTGTCAACTGCTAGCCACCAATTTGGATGCCTTTTATAATGGCCTCAGCAAAAAGGAACAGGAAGTTTTACAACTTTTAAAAGACAC AAGTATGGGAACAAGACTTATCCGATACCTTTAA
- the LOC106083615 gene encoding uncharacterized protein LOC106083615 isoform X3 has protein sequence MCSRELPATFTKDFHDEEACAKMKYGIFGRTGLQISKISIGGGTLSPLYGDLDVTEAIATINKAIKIGINYIDTAPFYGQGRSEEILGQALKDIPRSAYYVATKVGRYENTFERMFDFSAPKTRASIEKSLQLLKLDYVDVIQIHDIEFAKDLDIVINECLPELEKLVKEGKAKFIGVTGYPLDVLKEFIKRTAGRIDVVLSYSRNTLLDDSLTSYIDFFRSQNLGIVCASGHALGLLTNTGPQSWHPANDDVKQLCRKAANICKEANVELGKLAMYHFLRLDGPATFLVGMQTCQLLATNLDAFYNGLSKKEQEVLQLLKDTMGTRLIRYL, from the exons ATGTGTTCTCGAGAACTGCCGGCAACTTTTACGAAAGATTTTCATGATGAAGAGGCCTGTGCGAAAATGAAATATGGAATATTTGGGCGTACTGGTTtgcaaatatcgaaaatatcaatAGGCGGGGGAACTTTAAGTCCTCTCTATGG TGATCTTGATGTGACAGAGGCTATCGCAACAATAAACAAAGCCATAAAAATAGGCATAAATTATATTGATACGGCTCCCTTCTATGGTCAAGGACGTTCGGAGGAGATATTGGGTCAGGCATTGAAAGATATACCACGCTCAGCTTATTATGTCGCCACCAAGGTTGGGCGCTATGAGAACACCTTTGAGAGAATGTTTGATTTTTCGGCCCCAAAAACCAGAGCAAGCATTGAAAAAAGTTTGCAACTTTTAAAATTGGATTATGTGGATGTTATTCAG attcatGATATAGAATTTGCCAAAGATCTGGACATTGTTATAAATGAATGTTTGCCCGAGTTGGAGAAATTGGTTAAGGAAGGAAAAGCGAAATTTATAGGTGTTACCGGCTACCCTCTGGATGTACTCAAAGAGTTCATAAAACGTACCGCTGGAAGAATTGAT GTTGTTTTATCCTATTCGCGCAACACCTTACTTGATGACTCCCTAACATCTTACATAGATTTTTTCCGCAGCCAAAACTTGGGCATAGTATGTGCAAGTGGGCACGCTCTTGGCCTTCTCACAAATACCGGTCCACAGTCTTGGCATCCAGCTAACGATGATGTGAAACAGTTATGCCGGAAGGCTGCGAATATCTGTAAGGAGGCTAATGTCGAACTTGGTAAATTGGCCATGTATCACTTTCTGCGACTGGATGGACCGGCAACTTTCCTTGTTGGCATGCAAACTTGTCAACTGCTAGCCACCAATTTGGATGCCTTTTATAATGGCCTCAGCAAAAAGGAACAGGAAGTTTTACAACTTTTAAAAGACAC TATGGGAACAAGACTTATCCGATACCTTTAA
- the LOC106083615 gene encoding uncharacterized protein LOC106083615 isoform X1: MCSRELPATFTKDFHDEEACAKMKYGIFGRTGLQISKISIGGGTLSPLYGDLDVTEAIATINKAIKIGINYIDTAPFYGQGRSEEILGQALKDIPRSAYYVATKVGRYENTFERMFDFSAPKTRASIEKSLQLLKLDYVDVIQIHDIEFAKDLDIVINECLPELEKLVKEGKAKFIGVTGYPLDVLKEFIKRTAGRIDVVLSYSRNTLLDDSLTSYIDFFRSQNLGIVCASGHALGLLTNTGPQSWHPANDDVKQLCRKAANICKEANVELGKLAMYHFLRLDGPATFLVGMQTCQLLATNLDAFYNGLSKKEQEVLQLLKDTVFTKSLNWEGIELERYWAAMDEKK; this comes from the exons ATGTGTTCTCGAGAACTGCCGGCAACTTTTACGAAAGATTTTCATGATGAAGAGGCCTGTGCGAAAATGAAATATGGAATATTTGGGCGTACTGGTTtgcaaatatcgaaaatatcaatAGGCGGGGGAACTTTAAGTCCTCTCTATGG TGATCTTGATGTGACAGAGGCTATCGCAACAATAAACAAAGCCATAAAAATAGGCATAAATTATATTGATACGGCTCCCTTCTATGGTCAAGGACGTTCGGAGGAGATATTGGGTCAGGCATTGAAAGATATACCACGCTCAGCTTATTATGTCGCCACCAAGGTTGGGCGCTATGAGAACACCTTTGAGAGAATGTTTGATTTTTCGGCCCCAAAAACCAGAGCAAGCATTGAAAAAAGTTTGCAACTTTTAAAATTGGATTATGTGGATGTTATTCAG attcatGATATAGAATTTGCCAAAGATCTGGACATTGTTATAAATGAATGTTTGCCCGAGTTGGAGAAATTGGTTAAGGAAGGAAAAGCGAAATTTATAGGTGTTACCGGCTACCCTCTGGATGTACTCAAAGAGTTCATAAAACGTACCGCTGGAAGAATTGAT GTTGTTTTATCCTATTCGCGCAACACCTTACTTGATGACTCCCTAACATCTTACATAGATTTTTTCCGCAGCCAAAACTTGGGCATAGTATGTGCAAGTGGGCACGCTCTTGGCCTTCTCACAAATACCGGTCCACAGTCTTGGCATCCAGCTAACGATGATGTGAAACAGTTATGCCGGAAGGCTGCGAATATCTGTAAGGAGGCTAATGTCGAACTTGGTAAATTGGCCATGTATCACTTTCTGCGACTGGATGGACCGGCAACTTTCCTTGTTGGCATGCAAACTTGTCAACTGCTAGCCACCAATTTGGATGCCTTTTATAATGGCCTCAGCAAAAAGGAACAGGAAGTTTTACAACTTTTAAAAGACAC CGTCTTTACCAAGTCACTCAACTGGGAGGGTATTGAACTTGAACGCTACTGGGCAGCAATGGATGAGAAGAAATAA